The following are from one region of the Calonectris borealis chromosome 35, bCalBor7.hap1.2, whole genome shotgun sequence genome:
- the LOC142074385 gene encoding kallikrein-14-like — MTGRIVELRQLGGGNQAATAMELRAMVTPRLWDIVKLLSTLVLVASTGSSVTGETRVVGGMDCQPHSQPWQVAILDTYRLYCGGVLVARQWVVTAAHCTTPGITTIRLGKHNLYTREWGEVQKTVQKLVAHPNYDPTSKDNDIMMMKLLTPVTLTSRIQPIPVASCLPEPGTVCTTSGWGATTSPEVSYPDVLQCVNVTIFSTAECRRLYPGSITENMLCAGSLQGGRDSCQGDSGGPLVCNGTLQGIVSWGMEKCGQPKRPGVYTKVCRYAQWIQKTMRDN, encoded by the exons CGGCCACGGCGATGGAGTTGCGAGCCATGGTGACCCCCAGGCTATGGGACATCGTGAAGTTGCTGAGCACCTTGGTCTTGGTGGCATCCACGG GGTCCTCGGTGACGGGTGAAACGCGCGTGGTGGGGGGTATGGACTGCCAACCCCACTCACAACCGTGGCAGGTGGCCATCCTCGACACCTACAGGCTCTACTGCGGTGGTGTCCTCGTGGCCCGGCAGTGGGTGGTGACGGCGGCCCACTGCACCACGCCGGG GATCACCACCATCCGCCTGGGCAAGCACAACCTCTACACGCGGGAGTGGGGCGAGGTGCAGAAGACGGTGCAGAAGTTGGTGGCACACCCCAACTACGACCCCACCAGCAAGGACAACGACATCATGATGATGAAGCTCCTGACGCCCGTCACCCTCACCAGCAGGATCCAACCCATCCCCGTGGCCTCATGCCTCCCAGAACCCGGCACCGTCTGCACCACCTCGGGATGGGGGGCTACCACCTCCCCAGAAG TCTCTTACCCGGACGTCTTGCAGTGCGTCAACGTCACCATCTTCTCGACGGCCGAGTGTCGCCGGTTATATCCCGGTTCCATCACCGAGAACATGCTGTGCGCCGGGAGCCTCCAAGGCGGTAGGGACTCCTGCCAG GGTGACTCCGGAGGACCTCTGGTTTGCAACGGGACCCTCCAAGGTATCGTGTCCTGGGGCATGGAGAAATGTGGGCAACCCAAAAGACCTGGTGTCTACACTAAGGTCTGTAGATACGCCCAGTGGATCCAGAAGACCATGAGGGACAACTAG